From Pedobacter aquae:
CTGTGGTGTTGAAGTAGAAGAAGCATTAACCACTTTAATTCTTGCTGAACCGGTTTCATCTACATCGTCTTTTTTACAAGAAGTAAAACCTGCGGCAACTGCTAAAAGCAATGCTCCGCTTAAAATCTGTTTTAAAAAATTGTTCTTTTTCATGTTCGTTAATTTATTTGTTACAAAGCATTGCCAAACAAATAACGAACCCCTATTCAAATTAAGACTTGATATTAACCTAAGGATGAATGTTTAAATTGATAATTAGCTTAATGATTAGTGTTATAGAAATTTAAGCTAAGCTAAAAAACAGGTGTTTCCTTTTTTAGACAACTACAACCAAGTTATAAGTTTTTGATAAAGTTCTATAGGCTTAAAAGGTTTAGATAAATAATCGTTCATACCTGCCGCTTGTATATCTGCTAATAAATTTTCTGAAACCGTTGCCGTAAAAGCTAAGATAGGAATTTGCGATTTTCGGCTATCTTGCATCGCTCTTATATGCTTTGCCGTTGCATAGCCATCTAGCTCTGGCATGTATAAATCCATCAAAACAATATCAAAACTGTCTTCTCTAAGCTTTTCTAAAGCTTCTCTTCCATTTTCTGCAAATACTGGCGTATTATTCCATTTATTTAAAACCTTTTGTAAAAGTAACCTATTCATGACATGATCTTCTGCTACAAGAATCCTGATTTCACTTAAATCTTTATCTAGCAAATCAAGCTCTATGCTCAAATCATCAGTACTTTGGTCTATCAATAAGTTTAAATTAAAATAAAAATTAGAGCCTTTATAGGGTATACTTTCTAAATGTATATCGCTATCAAAAAGGCTGAGTAATTTTCTTACAATGGCAAGGCCTAGTCCTGTTCCTCCATAATTTCTAGAAATACTTGTGGTTGCTTGCCTAAACGGTTCAAAAACCACTTGCTGTTGTTCTTTACTGATTCCAATTCCTGTATCCGCTACAGAAAAAACAACGCCAATTTGCTCAGTATCCTGATGAACTACTTTAAGACTAACAGTGACGCTACCTTTTGCAGTAAATTTAAGTGCATTTCCAATTAAGTTATATAAGATTTGTGTTATTCTGGTAGCGTCTGATAGTACAGGCAAGTTCTGTAATTGCTCATCTATAGAAACCTTTAAATCTATATGCTTTTGCTCAAACTGAAACTTCATGGTAGAACAAACATCACTTACCAATTCGTAGAGGTTGACTTTTTGTAGGTCAAGATTGAGTTTATCCGAGCTTAATTTATTAAAGTCTAAAATATCATTAATTAAGGCATGTAGGCTCATGGAAGAAAATTTCAAAATTCGAAGATTTTCTTCGTTGTCATCACTCTTAGGGTTAGCCAAGAATAAATCTGTTATACCAATAACTGCATTAAGTGGAGTTCTTAGTTCATGAGACATGGCAGATAAAAAGTCTGATTTAGATTGTGCTGCTTGATTGGCCTCTTTTGCCGTAATCTCTAACTTTCTATTGAGTTCTATTTGTTTGGCAATATTAGCCGAAAATGCCTGATTGAAAAAATAATGAGCTACAATAACAGTGAGGAAATTTAAAGCCACCAAAATTTCATAGCCTGGAGAAGCTAAAGGAGCAGAAACGTATTCATTTAAGACCCATTTAATATCATAAACCAGATTAATCATGATGGGTAGACAAGCTAATATAGAAGCTATAATAGCTACTCTAGAGCCTATCAAATAAAAACTGCTCATGATAAGCATAAAAGTAAACTGTATGGCTACCAAATTTAAGCTCCCAGATACCATCAATACATTAGACCAAATAACGATTAAGCCCATCCAAACCATCATATGACTTATTCTAGATAAACTAGTTTTTCTGGATAGTAGCAGTTTAAGAAGTAAAAAATAAATAATACCAAAAAAAACAGACCTGTTTAACTGAAAATCTTGTTGATAATACCAAGCGGTAAAGAGTACCACAAGTACCTTACTTAAAGATAGTACGAGTAAGGAAAATAAAATTTTTATTTTAACTCTTTCTAAGGAATCTGATTCCGTAGATAGTAGTTTTTTTAAGGACAGGTTTAAAATTGAGAGATTGTTCATGAGCGCTACCCACGAATATAAGTATTTCTCAAATTAAGAAAATAACATTTTAGAAATATAGTTAATCATTTAACTAAAAAGCGAGAGCGAAAATTTCATTCCAAAAAAAAGAAACCAAATAAATTTGATTCCTTTTTCTTTAATCCCTAAAACGTGATCTTTTTTTATTTTACTGTATCAACAATAGCTTTGAAAGCTTCTGGATGATTCATTGCTAAATCAGCTAAAACTTTTCTGTTTAAACCTATGTTTTTTGCAGCTAATTTCCCAATTAATTGAGAATAAGAGATACCGTACTGACGGGCTCCAGCGTTGATACGCTGAATCCATAAAGCTCTGAACTCTCTCTTTTTAACTTTTCTGTCGCGGAAAGCATATTGCAAACCTTTTTCAACAGTATTCTTCGCAACGGTGTAAACCTTGCTTCTTGAACCCCAGTAGCCTTTGGCTAAACCTAAGATTTTTTTCTTCTTCTTCTTGACGCTACTGCGTTAACCGAACGTGGCATATTTTAAATGATTTTGATAAACGGCGATTCGTGTCTCAGAATTCTTACTACCGGATACCTGGTTAATAAATTAATTACTTTCCGATACAAAGCATACGTTTAACATTTCCCATATCTCCATCATTTACATATGTAGTTTGAGTTAAGTTACGTTTTTGCTTTGTAGTCTTCTTAGTTAAGATGTGACTTTTGTAAGCACTCTTTCTTTTGATTTTACCTGTTCCAGTAAGCGAAAAACGCTTTTTTGCACTAGAATTGGTTTTCATTTTTGGCATAATTATGCTTTTTAATTTAACCTGTGGATATTTATTTTTTTAACGTTTTAGGCGCAACTGTTAAGAACATTCTCTTCCCTTCTAATTTAGGAAGTAGTTCTACTTTTCCACAATCTTCTAAAGCCTGAGCAAATTTCAATAATAAAATTTCTCCCTGCTCTTTGTAAACTATAGCTCTACCTTTAAAGTGAACGTAAGCTCTTACTTTTTCACCAGCTTCTAAAAAGCTAACGGCATGCTTTAATTTAAATTGAAAATCATGATCACTGGTATTAGGACCGAAACGAATCTCCTTAATAACAGTTTGTTTTGCATTTGCTTTGATTTCTTTAAGTTTCTTCTTTTGCTCGTAAACAAACTTATTGTAATCAACAATTTTACATACTGGCGGATTTGCATTAGGTGAAATCTCAACTAAGTCGAGTTCCAACTCTTCTGCCATCTGCAATGCTTTTTCTATAGGGTACACGCCCTGTTCAATATCCTCGCCTACTACCCTAACTTCCCTGGCTCTAATACGTCTGTTGATATTATGAGCCGGCTCTGTGGTTCTTCTGCTTCTGTTATTCGGATTCAATTTTGGTCTAATAATAGTCCTCCAGTTATTTATTTAAATAATGATTTCTTGTTGAAGATGATTTTGGAACTCTTCTAAAGTCATACTTCCTTTATCTCCCTCGCCATGCTTACGTACAGAAACCATGCCTTCTTGCATTTCTTTCTCACCTATAATAAGCATATAAGGTAGTTTTTTGATTTCAGCATCCCTAATCTTCCTTCCAATTTTCTCATCCCGCAAATCAATCAAACCGCGAATATCGGAATTATTTAAAGATTCTAAAACTTTTTTACCATAATCTTCAAATTTTTCTGAAATAGGCAAAACTATAAATTGCTCTGGTGTAAGCCATAATGGGAAGTTTCCGGCACAGTGTTCTATCAAAACAGCCACAAACCTTTCTAATGAGCCAAAAGGTGCTCTGTGAATCATCACTGGGCGGTGTTTTTGATTGTCGCTTCCGGTATACTCTAACTCAAACCTTTCAGGTAAATTATAATCTACCTGTATGGTTCCTAGCTGCCATTTTCTACCCAAAGCATCTTTCACCATAAAGTCTAGTTTTGGTCCATAAAATGCAGCCTCGCCTAGCTCTACCACGGTTGGTAAGCCTTTTTCTTCCGCAGCCTCAATAATAGCTTGCTCTGCCAAGTGCCAATTTTCATCAGAACCTATGTACTTGGTTTTATTTTCTGGATCTCTTAAAGATACCTGTGCGGTATAATTCTCAAAACCCAAAGCTTTAAAAACATATAAAACTAAGTCGATAACCTTTTTAAACTCTTCTTTAACCTGGTCTGGTCTGCAAAATAAGTGCGCATCATCTTGTGTAAAGCCCCTTACCCTAGTTAAACCATGTAACTCGCCGCTTTGCTCATAACGATAAACGGTTCCAAACTCGGCCAATCTTACTGGTAAATCTTTGTAAGATCTAGGTTTAGATTTATAAATTTCGCAATGGTGTGGGCAGTTCATCGGTTTCAAGAAGAACTCTTCACCCTCTTGTGGGGTTTTGATGGGCTGGAAAGAATCTGCCCCGTATTTATCATAATGCCCAGAGGTTATGTATAAGTTTTTATGCCCAATATGTGGGGTAATCACTTGGTCATACCCTGCTTTTTGCTGCGCCTTTTGCAAGAAATTAACCAATCTTTCTCTTAAAGCAGTTCCTTTTGGCAACCATAATGGTAAGCCCATCCCTACTTTTTCTGAGAAAGTAAACAGCTCTAATTCCTTACCTAACTTACGGTGATCTCTTTTCTTGGCTTCCTCAATCATATGCAGATACTCGGTAAGCTCGCTTTGCTTAGGAAAAGTTACGCCATAAATACGGGTTAGCTGCTTTCTGCTTTCATCACCTCTCCAATAAGCGCCTGCAACGTTCATCAGCTTTACAGCTTTGATGAAACCGGTATTAGGTATGTGTGGACCACGACATAAATCGGTAAAATTACCCTGTGTATAGAAAGTGATTTTACCATCCTCAAGGTCTTTGATTAAATCTAATTTATATTCATCGCCTTTTTCTTCAAAATACTTTAAAGCATCTGCTTTAGAAACAGCTGTTCTGCTATACTCCGACTTTGTTTTGGCAAGTTCAATAATTTTATCTTCTATTTTCTTAAAGTCGTCAGAAGAAATCTGATGATCTCCGAAATCAACATCATAATAAAAACCTGTTTCTATAGCCGGGCCAATACCAAATTTTGTTCCTGGATATAAAGCTTCTAAGGCCTCTGCCAACAAGTGAGCAGATGAATGCCAAAAGGTAGATTTTCCATCAGTATCATTCCAGGTTAATAATTTAAGAGACGCATCTTGCTCGATAGGTCTTGAAGCATCCCAAACTTCGCCGTCTACCACGGCAGCTAATACATTTCTGGCTAAGCCTTCTGAAATAGATAAGGCAATTTGATGAGCACTGGTTCCTTTTTCATATTCCCTTACAGAACCATCGGGAAGTGTAATTTTAATCATGTACAACTATGATTGATGTTTGTTAAAAATAATATGCAAAACACTTATACAATGAAGTGTTATAAGGCCGGCAAAATTATTGTTTTTTATTGATAAAAGATTGATTTTTTTGAGGTAAAATAAAGTTAAAAAACTAAGTATAGAATTGAAAACCGAAACATCAACTAAGAGTATATAGAGAGTTTTTAGGATTTGCAATTTAAAATCTTATTTGGTTTTCATTAACATGGGATACGCAATTTGCCGAACTTTGCGGGCTTTTGCGGGCATTTACGAGCTTTTGCGAGAAAAACAAGAGACCGCTTCGAGGCTTCTTCGAGAGTTGTTCGAGAAATACCCCTATTTTATCGAAGGATTGTCGAACGAGTCTCGAAGAAGGTTGGGTGTATTGTCCTGAAAATACTGCTCTTACAATTAATTTTTCTACCTCCTCTATAAGGAGGATACCTCGCAAATAAATTAGGATTACAATTTTAGAAAGTATTAATATTACTATCTAGAAACAGAAATAAAAAAATTATTTCTCCGCCAACACCTTTATCAGTAACTCGGGTTCATCTGTAGTGATAAAGGCTACTTTTTGTGCTATCAAGTTTTTCATATCCATGGGATTATTCACCGTCCAAGCGTTAATGGTTAAACCTAACTGATGAGCATCATTTATCCAAGTAGGGTTCTTTTTATATTCTGAGAAGTGATAATCTAAACCATCAATACCATCTTGCTTTAGTTGTTGTGGAGCTATGCCTCCATTTAAATAGGCTACTTTTGCTTTAGGAAGTAGATCTTTTATCTTCGTAAGGGCATCGTAACTAAAAGAAATATACTCCACCATGTTTTCTGCTTTTAGCTTTTTTATCAATTTCACCACTCGCTCTGCCGCTTCTAGCGTTCTCTCCTTTCCTAATTTGGATGGTTTTAGTTCTAAGATAAGCTTTGTTTGTTTTTGCTTTAAACCTGCTTTTAAATAAGCTTCTGCTGTGGGTATAGACTCGCCGTTACTTAATTTTTTCGTTAGTAATTCTTCATAAGTGACTTGTTCTATGTTGATACCAAAAAAGTCATGATCATGGTTAACCACTAAAATATTGTCTTTGGTGAGATGCACATCAAACTCAGACCCATAACATTTTAAGGCGATGGCTTGGTTTAAAGATGCTATGGAGTTTTGCGGTAATTGTAAAGCTTTCCATGCTCCGCGATGAGCGATTACAGGGTTGTAAACCGATGATTGAATTTCTGAATTACGGTTTAACATAGCACAAGAAGTCATGGTAAAAACGATAATGCCTAAAATTAAAGTAGATATGATTGATTTTTTCATGGAAACAAAGGCTTTTAATGATGGCAAGTTCGGGATATTTTACAAGAATTAGGAAAAGCTTCTCGAAAAAATAATATAAGACGATGAATAGTGGATTTATAAACAAAAAAAGCAGCCTTTACAGCTGCTTTTCGATAACATAATTTATAGCATTACCTACCAAAATCATCTTGTAGTCTCACGATATCATCTTCATCAGAAGGTACGTCTTTATCTGTATGTTGCCATATTTCGGCTATGATTCCCCAATCATTTAAACCTACTAAACGGTGTCTTTCTCCTTTTTTAAGGGTAATTGTTTCTCCTGGATGATAGCTTTTTAATTCGCCTTCTTCATCTGTATCGCTGGTAACCACACCTACGGTTCCGCTTACTACTCTCCAAATTTCTGCTCTGCGGAAATGGTATTGCCATGATAAGCGTTTTTGTGGCTCTACAACTAAGATTTTAGGACTTAATTTACCTGCAATTTGAAGTTGCCCTACCTGCTGACCGTTAAAATAAGTATCAGCAAATTTTTGTGCTTGTGCTTCGTTGATTACAAAAAAACCTCCCCAAGGGCGGGTAGCATCGTAATTTGCAATTTCAAAACCTTGTTCTGTTAAATCTTGTTCTATGTTCTTAAATATTTCTGTTTTCATCTATTAACTCTTCGTTTTTTTATAATTAATGACCGCCTTCTGCTTCAATTTTATTCACGTCAAAGCCTTGTTTTTGTAGCTCTTTACTTACTTTCCATGCAAAAAACAATAAGTAAGCAAAGCAAATTACCGGGATGATATAAGATAAATGGATGCCGCTGTTATCGGCAAAAATACCTTGTACTGGCGGAATAATAGCGCCTCCTAATATCATCATGATTAAAAATGAGGAACCCTGACTGGTGTATTTACCTAATCCTGTGATGGATAAAGAAAAAATACAAGGCCACATGATAGAACAACATAAACCGCCGCTAATGAAAGCATAGGTAGCCGTTTGCCCGGTGGTTAATAAACCTATCAGCATAGCTACAACACCTAATACGGAAAAGGTAGCCAAGGTTTTGGCTGGTTTTTCCTGACTGTAGAAGAAGCCTGCTATCAATACCACAATGCAAACTGCATAGATATATAAATTGCCAATATCTGTACCGCTGATGTGGTTAAAACCTAATATCACCGCAAAGGCAATAAAAGGCACTACAATAGTTAAGATATTTTTTACTGATTTACTCAGGTTAAAAGCCGATATAGCACCTGTCCAACGGCCTATCATTAAACTTCCCCAGTATAATGATATAAAAGGCGCTATTTCTGCCTCTGGATAAGAACCAAATTCTGGTGTATTTAACAAGGCTCCAAAATTACTTTGTATACTTACCTCTACCCCTACATAAGTGAAGATGGCTAGCATCCCTAAAATCAATTGAGGATATCTCATAGCTCCCCAGCCTTCGGGCTTTTTGCTTGCTGCTGTGCTTGATAAGAATAAGGTTAATACCACAATAAGTAAAGATGCATAAACATAAATAGCTGCTGATATACCTGTCATACTTGCTAGCGGGTCTGCAGCTAAAATCAATAAAAATGCGACCAACATAATGAGTAATGGACCATTGGTTTTTTTACTGGCTTCTATATGTTCATCGCTGGTTACTTTTGGCAGTTTAGAGATGGCAAAGAAAATTGCTACTCCAATAAACAAAGCTCCCAAAATATAATACAAGGTATTGATAGAGGTAATTTCTACCGCTTTTGGCTCAGCACCTGCCGCAGTTCCAAATAAAATTATACTTACAATAATAGGCCCTAATAAAGAACCAAAGTTATTTACTCCACCGGCTAGGTTTAACCTATCGGCACCGGTTTCTGGTGTACCTAAAGCTACTGCAAAAGGATTGGCTGCCGTTTGTTGTAGGGAGAAACCTATAGCAATCACAAAAAATGCAGTTAGGATTAATCCGAAAGAACCTATATTAACCGAAGGAACCATCATGAAAGCTCCTAAAGCAGAAATTACCAAACCTACGATAATCCCATTCTTAAAGCCCATCTTATTTAGAATATCTACTTTAATGAGTTGTGAAGCAAAATATAAAATTAATGAGCCTATAAAATAACCTCCGTAAAAGGTAAAATCTATCAGTTGTGATTCAAACTGAGTTAAGTTAAAATGAGTTTTACAAAATGGAATAAAAATACCGTTAGAGGCGGCCACAAAGCCCCAGAAAAAGAAAACGGTTACTAAAGTATACAATGCTGATGTATAACTTTTTTGTGTTGTTGATGTCATGTATATAGTTTAATTTAATTTGGTTTAATATTATTCATTCCAGTTATCTGTACGAAATGGTACAGCCGGCAAATTACTTTTATTTTGGAAATTAGTTACAGAATAATTGTGAAAAGCATAACGTACTGCTACAGGATGTTTAACCTCGGCTGCAAAAACCACAACTTTATCTCCTTGAATACGAGCTTCTGCAGGGTAAAACTTTTTATCCTCGTCGGCAATTAAAAAAACAATATTTTTAGCTTTCAGCTGCATTTGATGTAAGTTATCTAAATTAGTATGAGGTAGCTTAAACGAAAATTCTCCGTTTTTATGGTCTTCCATTTCATAGGTTCTACCCTTAACTGTAAAGAACTTTCTTTCGGTGGCATCAGCCCAATACAAAATATGAATAGGTTTATTTCTTTATAAAATCATTCCTTTACTTAAACAGCAGGCTTTCAACATCAGCGAAAAAAGAAAAAATAGTTTATAAAAAAATGGATAATAAACTCTATACATTAATTTTCTATAAAATTTTTGTATTAATCATAAACATCTACGTAAACTAACACTGCTTCTTCTTTTATAATTTCACAATAATACGCGTTTAGAAGATTATCTATTTTATACTTTAGTTTCTATAGGGTGTACAGGAGTCTCAATTATTCAATACATCGGTATTAAAAAGACCTAACAAGAGAAATTTTGCTTATTCTTTTTGAAAAATAATGAAGTACCCTATGATAAGATAGTTAGGATATAGAACAAGATAGAAACAAAAAAAGCAGCTTTAAAAGCTGCTATAATGAGGTTTGCGGAGAGAGCGGGATTCGAACCCGCGGTACCGTTTCCAGTACGACAGTTTAGCAAACTGTTCCTTTCGGCCTCTCAGGCACCTCTCCGTTTTTATTAAATGATATTATTTTGTTTCAACCAAATGTAACCATCTATTGATTTAAAATAATACTCTCTTTTTTGAGTTTCTGACCTCGTCTCATATTCCTCTTTAGAGATGAGTTCAAATGGTATTCTGCTCTTTGTAGACTTGACTTTGCCACTATTGTGAATAGTTAATCTTTTGTCCATATCTCCACAACTACCATAATAATATCTACCGTCTTTAATAGATTTTAAAATGTAAGTGATATACATATCTTATCACAATTTTTGTTTAGCTCCGAAGGAGTACCTTTGAGACAAACTGTTCCTTTCGGCCTCTTTCCGAGGGAATCCCTTCGGGACAGGCACCTCTCCTTCCCTATTGGGTCTGCAAATATAACAATCCGTATATATCTACAAAAAGAAATTTTAATTCTATTGTGGGTAATCTATCCTAACATGGTAGATACCCATCAGCATTGTTTTGAAAATCAGCTTAATAGTCTCAATTTCCTTCAATGTAATATTACTATCATTTAATTGATCTTGCTCTAATTTATAATCAATAATGCGTTCTACCAGGTTATTGATGCTCTCTGCATCGGGTTCTTTCAAACTTCTTGATGCTGCTTCAACAGAATCTGCTAACATCAATACCGCAGTTTCTTTACTAAAAGGAATTGGGCCAGGGTAACGGAAAGTATTTTCATCTACAATCTTCTCTGGAAAATTTTTCAAGAAAGACTGGTAAAAATAATCTACCCTAGTATTGCCATGATGCGTTCTGATAAAATCTATAATCACTTCTGGCAGATTATGTCTACGAGCAAGTTCAACACCGTTTACCACATGTCTGATGATGATTTGGGCACTTTCCTCATAAGGTAATTTATCATGCGGATTTAAGCCTTTATTTTGGTTCTCAATGAAAAACTGTGGATTTTCCATCTTTCCAATATCATGATAAAGCGCTCCTGCCCTTACCAACAGGGCATTTCCTCCTATTTTAAAAATGGCAGATTCTGCCAAATTAGCTACTTGCAAAGAGTGCTGAAACGTACCAGGCACTTTATAAGCTAACTCTCTTAATAAAGTAGAGTTGGTATTGGTAAGTTCCATTAAAGTAATGTCTGAGGTGATGCCAAACATCTTCTCGAACAAATAAATTAAAGGATAAGCCAATAAAGACAGTAATACACTAAAAATAAAAGGCAAGAATTTGAGCCATTCTACAGATGCCAAAGCTCCTTCTCTAATTAAAGATATACCTAAATAAGAAATAAAATAGGTAAGTAATATCAACAAGGCGCTAATTAAAAATTGCTCTCTACGTACCAGATTTTTAATACTATAAATAGAAACCATACCAGCCGAAATTTGCAAGAAAGCAAACTCGAAGCTATTAGGTACAAAAAAACTTGCTATCAACACCACTAATAAATGGATATTCATAGCTAAACGGGTATCAAATAATATCCTGATGATGATAGGAACAATACAATAAGGAATGTAATACAAACTTGGCAACTTCATCCGGATAGACCAAGAAAGGAAAAACAGCATCCCGGTTACAACCAATAAAATTAAAGAGATTTGCCTATTATCCTGAAAAATATCTTTCCTAAACAAATAAAGAAAAACCATTAGTAAAGAAACGATAAGCGCAACCAGTAAAAACTGACCTAAAAGCACCAAATTTCTATCTCCGGTAACGCGGGCATTCTCTTCATAAGCCAAACGTAAGGATTCTAATTTTTGGTAAACTTCATCATTAATGGTAGAACCATTTTCAATAATAACCTCACCTTTTTGTACCATGCCTCTGGTAGAGGAAACATTTTCTATAGCTTGTTTTTGTAGGCTCTCTGTAAAGCGTTCGTCTAGTAAAATATTGGGTGTTATCCTGTCTTTTAAAACATTTACCAGAATATCAGTCCTCACTTTTTTATTTTCTACAACACGTTCGCTAGCCAAAGAAAAAGCTGAGGTTGTGGTTAATAAAGTTGCCGTACTTACCTCTGTTTTGATATTGTTTTTCAACAACATCATTAAATAATTGGCATTATCTTTTTCTTTCTGATAGCTCTTATTTAAGCCTATAACGCCTTTTTGATAAATATTTTTGAGTAGCTCGAAACCAAATTCAAACGTTCTTTCTTTGTAATCATCATCAGGTAATCCTGCCGAACGCCATTTGGCTTCAAAATCTGCCTGATACTCACTTAACTGAACTTCTAAAACTTTTTCATCTAAACGGTAAACAGGTAAAATAGACTTTAAAATATTGTCTTTATCAGATTTTATTTCTTGTGTAGTTTTTCTAATTGCAAAATTATAGGGAGATATTAAATCATCATGCATCCAAACTATACCCTTTTCAAATTCATATTTGAATCTAGCTTGTTTGGGTAGTATAGCAGTGATAAACAGGATGCTAAGCACCATTAAAACATATTTAAGGGCATAAGCATATTTCCTGTAAATAATTTTATGCGAATCTCTGTTGATAGTAGCCACTTGTATAATTTGTTCAAAAATAGGATATTAATTATAAAATACCGATTTACATTTTAGAAGAATATCAGCATTATTGATGCTTTGATGCTAACAAATGCCAAGCCTGTTTTTCTTAAGCATAAAAAAACCCGCATTTGCGGGCTTCTGATTATATTTTTTCTCCTTTGGCTAATTTCTCTTTTCTGTGGTCTTGCCATAAGTAATGCATCAGGGTATTCAAAACTACTGCATTCCAATCGTGGTGTAAGCTTAATTTCACTTTTTTACGCTTATCGCTGACGCTATCCACATGTAAAATACCTTTATTTAGGTAGTATTTAATATCGTCCCAATGCACCAACTCGGTTTTAACTTTACCCCAAAACCAAGTTTTGTAAGTCATCATAAAACCTTGATTACTTATGGTTGTATTCCCGATATCAAAAGTTTCACCCTCATTTAAAACTTCAATAAAATGGCTCACCAAATACTTTTTAACGTATTGCCACAAGCCAGACATGATATAATAATAAGTATGGTCTTCTTCTAAAAGCTCTTCAACCTTACTACTACTAAATTTTATACTGATGTTTTTTCCATCTTTAGCCTGCACATCAATGGTGTACTCCTTTTTTTCGGGCTTTTTTGCAGAGCCAATTAAAGAAACGCCATAACGTATAGCCGAAACATCTGCGCAAGCTATAGTACTTTGGTTAACCTCAATAAATTCTTTATTGATTTTTACTTTTTGTTTAGATGAAGGGATGACGATATCAACGTCAAAATTGTGTTGCTGCATGCCTCGAATATAATAATTATGAATTAAAAAAGCGTTCCGGTGCCTCCGGATTTTAATTTACCTAAATGATGATAAGCAGCTT
This genomic window contains:
- a CDS encoding HD family phosphohydrolase, which codes for MVLSILFITAILPKQARFKYEFEKGIVWMHDDLISPYNFAIRKTTQEIKSDKDNILKSILPVYRLDEKVLEVQLSEYQADFEAKWRSAGLPDDDYKERTFEFGFELLKNIYQKGVIGLNKSYQKEKDNANYLMMLLKNNIKTEVSTATLLTTTSAFSLASERVVENKKVRTDILVNVLKDRITPNILLDERFTESLQKQAIENVSSTRGMVQKGEVIIENGSTINDEVYQKLESLRLAYEENARVTGDRNLVLLGQFLLVALIVSLLMVFLYLFRKDIFQDNRQISLILLVVTGMLFFLSWSIRMKLPSLYYIPYCIVPIIIRILFDTRLAMNIHLLVVLIASFFVPNSFEFAFLQISAGMVSIYSIKNLVRREQFLISALLILLTYFISYLGISLIREGALASVEWLKFLPFIFSVLLSLLAYPLIYLFEKMFGITSDITLMELTNTNSTLLRELAYKVPGTFQHSLQVANLAESAIFKIGGNALLVRAGALYHDIGKMENPQFFIENQNKGLNPHDKLPYEESAQIIIRHVVNGVELARRHNLPEVIIDFIRTHHGNTRVDYFYQSFLKNFPEKIVDENTFRYPGPIPFSKETAVLMLADSVEAASRSLKEPDAESINNLVERIIDYKLEQDQLNDSNITLKEIETIKLIFKTMLMGIYHVRIDYPQ